A region from the Mesorhizobium sp. J8 genome encodes:
- a CDS encoding quaternary amine ABC transporter ATP-binding protein — MKAHSVEFKDVWKVFGTGSKLDLASVQRNDLSKAALLEKYGCVAAVAGVSFKVEASEIFCVMGLSGSGKSTLVRHVNRLIKPSSGQIIVGGEDINQKSENEMRELRARTMGMVFQNVALLPHRTVRDNVALSLELRKASVRQRREIAEEKLELVQLAGWGDRYPDQLSGGMKQRVGLARALAADPAILLMDEPFSALDPLIRRELQDQFKALSTKLGKTTLFITHDLDEAVRLGHHIGVMKDGKMLQIGSADEILGSPNDPYVEKFVQGSSRLKLLKAETVMLPLEEFKTVGQGQPLADAPRLRLDTPIEELLGLSNRNGNTPMVVVDGSGLDVGVITASSILRGVHERL; from the coding sequence TTGAAAGCGCATTCCGTTGAATTCAAAGACGTCTGGAAGGTCTTCGGGACGGGCTCCAAACTCGATCTCGCGAGCGTCCAGCGCAACGATCTTTCCAAGGCTGCGCTCCTTGAAAAATATGGCTGTGTCGCAGCTGTTGCCGGTGTCTCCTTCAAGGTCGAGGCAAGTGAGATCTTCTGCGTTATGGGGCTGTCTGGAAGCGGCAAGTCGACGCTGGTCCGTCACGTGAACCGTCTGATCAAACCCAGCTCCGGCCAGATCATCGTCGGCGGCGAAGACATTAACCAGAAATCCGAAAACGAGATGCGCGAGCTGCGCGCGCGTACCATGGGGATGGTCTTTCAGAACGTCGCGCTGCTTCCCCATCGCACCGTTCGCGACAACGTCGCTCTCAGCCTGGAACTGCGAAAGGCAAGCGTGCGGCAGCGCCGTGAAATCGCGGAGGAAAAGCTCGAGCTCGTCCAGCTTGCCGGCTGGGGTGACCGTTACCCCGATCAGCTTTCCGGCGGAATGAAGCAAAGGGTTGGTCTTGCGCGAGCGCTGGCGGCCGATCCAGCGATTTTGTTGATGGACGAACCCTTCTCGGCCCTTGATCCGCTCATTCGGCGGGAATTGCAGGATCAGTTCAAGGCGCTGTCGACGAAATTGGGAAAGACCACGCTGTTCATCACTCATGACCTCGATGAGGCGGTCCGGCTCGGACACCATATTGGCGTCATGAAAGACGGCAAGATGCTTCAGATCGGTTCGGCCGACGAGATACTCGGCAGCCCGAATGACCCCTATGTCGAAAAATTCGTCCAGGGAAGCAGTCGGTTGAAGCTTCTTAAGGCCGAGACGGTGATGTTGCCCCTCGAAGAGTTCAAGACGGTCGGGCAGGGCCAGCCCTTAGCCGATGCTCCGCGGCTAAGACTGGATACGCCGATCGAGGAACTGCTTGGTCTGTCCAATCGAAATGGCAACACTCCCATGGTCGTGGTCGACGGTAGCGGGCTCGATGTTGGTGTGATCACCGCATCGTCGATCCTGCGCGGCGTGCATGAGCGTCTTTAA
- a CDS encoding trimethylamine methyltransferase family protein → MSSRSGGRGARQKLRSDRTVTFLPPLDRGLPYMDLLSQEDLLRLHNISMQILEEIGIEFRDDEAVALWRAAGADVNGQRVRIDRNQLLELVAKAPEAFTVVARNPAKTISLGGRRSIFVPAYGSPNVLDLEGRRRNSTIADFVNFAKLAYQAPAIHMTGGVLCEPMDVAVPKRHLHMNYSLIRYSDKPFMGAVTSRERAEDTIAMAKIVFGDEFLQDNTVLISLANCNSPLVWDATMLDAVKVYSANNQAMIFAPFVLGGASTAASTVAAVAQLNAEALAGIAFAQLVRPGAPCIYGQWLATVSMKSGAPMAGTPEICHMNLLVGQLARHYKLPWRCSGSNTSSKLVDAQAGYEAARNMYGALIAGANFVLSTTGYLEAALTQSYSKFMLDAEQMVMFYKLGQGIALREIDEAMDAIRQSEPGSHYLGTEHTLKNFEHAFFVPELMNHDSFEQWSFNGSKDANTRGLEAAVRALKEYEAPPIDEAIDEALLDFIKRRENEIGDAVL, encoded by the coding sequence ATGTCGTCGAGATCAGGCGGCCGAGGCGCTCGGCAAAAATTGCGTTCTGACAGAACGGTTACTTTCCTGCCGCCGCTTGACCGCGGATTGCCTTATATGGATTTGCTGAGCCAAGAAGACTTGCTTCGGCTTCATAATATATCCATGCAGATTCTGGAAGAAATAGGGATCGAATTCCGTGATGACGAGGCGGTCGCGCTTTGGCGCGCGGCTGGCGCCGACGTCAACGGCCAGCGCGTGAGGATCGACCGAAATCAGCTCCTGGAGCTTGTTGCTAAAGCTCCCGAAGCATTCACCGTCGTTGCCAGAAATCCGGCCAAGACGATCAGCCTGGGCGGCAGGAGGAGCATCTTCGTTCCGGCCTACGGATCGCCGAACGTGCTCGATCTGGAGGGCAGGAGGCGGAACTCGACAATCGCGGATTTCGTCAATTTCGCGAAGCTCGCCTATCAGGCGCCAGCAATCCACATGACAGGCGGTGTACTGTGCGAGCCGATGGACGTTGCGGTCCCCAAGCGCCACCTGCATATGAACTACAGCCTGATACGCTATTCCGACAAGCCGTTCATGGGTGCGGTGACCTCGCGTGAGAGGGCGGAAGACACGATCGCCATGGCCAAGATCGTCTTCGGCGATGAATTCCTCCAGGACAACACGGTCCTCATATCGCTTGCTAATTGCAATTCCCCGCTGGTTTGGGACGCAACCATGCTCGATGCAGTCAAGGTCTATTCCGCCAACAACCAGGCCATGATATTCGCTCCGTTCGTTCTGGGCGGCGCCAGCACCGCGGCGAGCACCGTAGCGGCGGTTGCGCAGCTCAACGCGGAGGCTCTTGCCGGCATCGCCTTTGCGCAGCTGGTGCGGCCCGGCGCGCCTTGCATCTACGGCCAGTGGCTGGCGACGGTGTCGATGAAGAGCGGCGCGCCGATGGCCGGCACGCCCGAAATCTGCCACATGAACTTGCTGGTCGGTCAATTGGCCAGGCACTACAAGCTGCCCTGGCGCTGCAGCGGCAGCAACACGAGCTCGAAGCTCGTGGATGCCCAGGCCGGTTATGAGGCCGCGCGCAACATGTACGGCGCGCTTATCGCCGGCGCGAACTTTGTGCTTTCCACGACCGGTTATCTCGAGGCGGCTTTGACCCAAAGCTACAGCAAGTTCATGCTCGACGCCGAGCAGATGGTGATGTTCTACAAGCTGGGACAGGGTATCGCCTTGCGCGAGATTGACGAAGCGATGGATGCGATCCGGCAGAGCGAGCCTGGGTCTCACTATCTGGGAACGGAGCACACGCTGAAGAATTTCGAGCATGCCTTTTTCGTCCCCGAATTGATGAACCATGACAGCTTTGAGCAATGGTCCTTCAACGGTTCCAAGGATGCCAACACCCGGGGACTCGAAGCGGCTGTTCGGGCGCTCAAGGAATATGAGGCACCGCCCATCGACGAAGCGATCGACGAGGCGCTTCTGGACTTCATAAAGCGTAGGGAGAACGAAATCGGCGATGCCGTGCTCTAG
- a CDS encoding GlxA family transcriptional regulator gives MELLVLVLPGFSHLALHAFLEPFRIANTVSRSELFHWRVAGLDTRAVQGANGISIAVDTAIGNQQASQPKPDCLAVVAGEQVEHQFTPQLNSYLRTAARHGVPVTAVGTATWLLAQTGLLAGTRCTIHWSRLAAFSEVFTQPRIRDTLFIRDGQFSTCAGELAAFDLAIDLIASHAGAFIAQEVCRHAIVDGQRSGSNRQTGPSGVAFAGVSEKLLMAMRIMEENIESPLAMSEVARRAGVSRRQLERLFSTHVGMPPVRQYLRIRVDHAKRLIEGTRLPITDVAIACGFISPSHFAKCFRMFNGITPQKCRAMVPAWVGRGLG, from the coding sequence ATGGAGTTGCTGGTTCTGGTTTTGCCAGGGTTCTCGCATCTTGCGCTGCACGCCTTCCTCGAACCATTCCGCATAGCCAATACGGTGTCGAGATCGGAGCTGTTCCATTGGCGGGTGGCAGGGCTCGATACCCGTGCCGTCCAGGGTGCCAACGGCATCTCGATCGCCGTGGACACGGCAATCGGCAACCAGCAAGCTTCGCAACCTAAGCCGGATTGTCTGGCGGTCGTTGCCGGTGAACAGGTGGAACACCAGTTCACGCCACAACTCAACAGCTACTTGCGCACGGCTGCACGACACGGTGTACCGGTGACCGCCGTCGGAACAGCGACGTGGCTGCTCGCCCAGACCGGTCTTCTGGCGGGCACGCGATGCACGATCCATTGGTCCCGGCTTGCTGCCTTCTCCGAGGTGTTCACCCAGCCGCGAATCCGGGACACTCTCTTCATCAGGGACGGTCAGTTCTCGACCTGCGCCGGTGAATTGGCAGCCTTTGATCTGGCCATCGATCTCATTGCCAGCCACGCCGGCGCCTTCATCGCGCAGGAGGTTTGCCGCCACGCCATTGTCGATGGCCAGCGATCCGGATCAAACCGCCAAACAGGACCATCCGGTGTCGCATTTGCAGGCGTGAGCGAAAAACTTCTGATGGCCATGAGGATCATGGAGGAAAACATCGAGTCCCCGCTCGCCATGTCTGAGGTGGCACGACGGGCTGGCGTCTCGCGGCGGCAACTGGAACGCTTGTTCTCCACGCATGTCGGCATGCCGCCGGTGCGTCAATATCTGCGCATTCGCGTCGATCACGCCAAACGTCTGATCGAGGGCACACGCTTGCCCATCACTGACGTCGCGATCGCATGTGGCTTCATTTCACCGTCGCATTTCGCGAAGTGCTTCAGAATGTTCAATGGCATCACGCCTCAAAAGTGCCGCGCAATGGTTCCGGCTTGGGTGGGGCGTGGCCTCGGCTAG
- a CDS encoding ABC transporter substrate-binding protein: MKHTVDNVSRRSLLKTGAAIGGGIVAGGLPLSQVIWAAEGKVLRACSDGDITKLDPAFYNRQVEVDVMSCIYSKLIRYKPGSEWGWELDAAEHIEQVDPTHIRFRIKKGIKFTGGYGEMTAKDVKFSFERIFKQKSFLAPQWGSLDRVELEDDYTGVLVFKTPFVPVWLLSLTDATGHVLSEDAVMKATKDGGDFGLKPPAFSGPYVLADWKPSQYIVLTRNPEWSGPKPGFDEIRVVPVDDLKARERAYLAGDVDFTSISLDSLAGFKSNPPPNTKVEEWPSLWYYWIGMNMDHPKLKDVNVRKAIQWAINVPQILDAAFAGQVNVATGTIAPGLVGHRPKALVPPEGDLAKAKEFLEKAGVNNLSLSIDCTNDSTNTTIAQTVQAQLSQIGITIEVNARDNSTFWTLGSESQGERWKDLQLIVNGFIGLPDPNYNTNPFLQNQVGIWNWERFRSARYDELAAKANTVEDPDARGKLYQEMQDLMEDSGCYRFLTNGANPIMYRTTEMLASTRPDGAPLFYDFQPA, from the coding sequence ATGAAACACACCGTGGACAATGTTAGCCGCCGGTCCCTTCTCAAGACTGGCGCCGCGATTGGCGGCGGGATCGTCGCGGGCGGTCTGCCGTTGTCGCAGGTCATATGGGCAGCCGAGGGCAAGGTGCTCAGGGCGTGTTCAGATGGCGACATCACCAAACTTGATCCCGCCTTCTACAACCGCCAGGTGGAAGTGGACGTTATGAGCTGCATCTATTCGAAGCTCATACGGTACAAGCCGGGTTCCGAGTGGGGTTGGGAACTGGACGCCGCAGAACACATCGAGCAGGTCGATCCGACACATATCCGCTTCCGAATAAAAAAAGGTATCAAATTCACTGGCGGTTATGGCGAAATGACCGCGAAGGACGTGAAGTTTTCATTTGAACGCATATTCAAACAAAAGTCCTTTCTTGCACCTCAATGGGGCTCGCTAGATCGTGTTGAGTTGGAGGACGACTATACTGGCGTCTTGGTATTCAAGACGCCGTTTGTACCAGTTTGGCTCCTTTCGCTGACCGACGCTACCGGTCACGTCCTTTCCGAAGACGCGGTAATGAAGGCAACCAAAGACGGTGGCGATTTCGGCCTCAAGCCGCCGGCGTTTTCCGGCCCTTACGTGCTCGCCGACTGGAAGCCCAGCCAATACATAGTTTTGACGCGCAACCCGGAATGGTCGGGGCCGAAGCCGGGCTTTGATGAAATCCGCGTTGTGCCGGTCGACGACCTCAAAGCCCGAGAACGCGCCTATCTAGCAGGCGATGTGGATTTCACCTCTATCAGTCTCGATTCGCTTGCCGGCTTTAAGAGCAATCCACCGCCCAACACCAAGGTCGAGGAATGGCCCTCCCTTTGGTACTACTGGATCGGCATGAACATGGACCATCCGAAGCTGAAGGATGTCAATGTCCGCAAGGCGATTCAGTGGGCTATCAATGTGCCGCAAATTCTGGATGCGGCATTTGCGGGCCAGGTCAATGTGGCGACAGGCACAATTGCTCCGGGACTGGTCGGGCACCGCCCCAAGGCGCTCGTTCCGCCTGAGGGCGATCTGGCAAAGGCAAAGGAGTTTCTGGAAAAGGCCGGCGTGAACAATCTGAGCCTGAGTATCGATTGTACAAACGACAGCACGAACACAACTATAGCCCAGACGGTACAGGCACAATTGTCCCAGATCGGGATTACGATCGAGGTCAATGCCCGAGATAACAGCACATTCTGGACGCTTGGATCGGAATCGCAGGGCGAGCGCTGGAAGGACCTGCAGCTTATCGTAAATGGGTTCATCGGCCTTCCGGACCCGAACTACAACACTAACCCATTCCTGCAAAATCAAGTGGGCATCTGGAACTGGGAGCGCTTCCGTAGCGCCCGTTACGATGAGCTTGCAGCCAAGGCAAATACGGTGGAGGACCCGGATGCCCGCGGGAAACTTTACCAGGAGATGCAGGACCTGATGGAGGACTCCGGATGCTACCGGTTCCTGACCAATGGGGCCAATCCGATTATGTATCGTACCACGGAGATGCTGGCCTCAACGCGGCCGGACGGGGCCCCGCTATTTTACGATTTCCAGCCAGCCTAG
- a CDS encoding ABC transporter permease: MWLYLLKRTVLAVAIVATAMTLVFLMIHAVPGDPAITLLGPRASAEMIAQIHRQLGLDKPLAVQLALFFGRVFHGDLGFDAFSQRPVRDIVFEQLPYTIELIFVSILWAVMIAVPLGCYSAIRRNSIVDQVTGIVTVAAIAIPSFVVAVYALLFFAVTLRWLPAIGAGGGFKDGLIYLILPAFAVGLGWVGYISRLVRASMLEVLGENHVRMARSFGISEWRIVARYALPLAILPTVTILGVGIAWLLSSAVFIEVVFARPGIGKLIVDAVNTRNYPIVMGVVLVTTFLIVAATTLSDLVNAFLDPRTREKL; encoded by the coding sequence ATGTGGCTCTATCTCCTCAAGCGCACCGTCCTCGCGGTCGCAATCGTTGCTACCGCGATGACGCTTGTGTTTTTAATGATCCACGCCGTGCCCGGCGATCCAGCAATAACTTTGCTCGGCCCAAGGGCATCTGCAGAGATGATTGCTCAGATACATCGCCAATTGGGCCTCGACAAACCTCTTGCTGTCCAGCTCGCTCTCTTTTTTGGCCGGGTGTTCCATGGCGATCTCGGTTTCGACGCGTTCAGCCAAAGGCCTGTTAGGGATATAGTTTTCGAGCAATTGCCCTATACGATCGAACTGATCTTCGTCTCCATCTTGTGGGCAGTCATGATCGCCGTGCCACTTGGCTGCTACTCTGCCATAAGGCGTAACTCCATAGTCGATCAAGTAACCGGCATCGTGACGGTCGCAGCGATCGCAATTCCTTCCTTCGTTGTGGCGGTCTACGCGCTGCTGTTTTTCGCGGTGACCTTGCGCTGGTTGCCAGCGATCGGAGCCGGCGGTGGATTCAAGGATGGCCTCATCTATCTCATCCTCCCGGCCTTCGCCGTAGGTCTCGGCTGGGTCGGCTATATCTCCCGATTGGTACGTGCATCCATGCTTGAGGTCCTGGGAGAAAATCACGTGCGGATGGCTCGCTCCTTCGGGATCTCGGAATGGCGCATCGTTGCCCGCTACGCACTACCGCTTGCTATTCTGCCGACGGTCACCATCCTCGGCGTCGGTATCGCATGGCTACTTTCGTCCGCCGTCTTTATCGAGGTGGTGTTCGCTCGGCCGGGCATCGGCAAGTTGATCGTGGATGCAGTCAACACCCGCAACTATCCGATTGTTATGGGGGTCGTGCTCGTTACCACGTTCCTTATCGTTGCAGCCACGACGCTCTCCGATCTTGTCAACGCATTCCTCGATCCGCGAACGCGGGAAAAGCTCTGA
- a CDS encoding ABC transporter permease, whose protein sequence is MVGLEITRPEPNDAAATGSFDTFLRQFLKNRLGVLGAALVVLVFASAFFAPLIITHDPIRIMAGPRLAPPSLDFLLGTDQLGRDTFSRVIMGGRIPLIVAFASLGSALATGIVLGLIAAFGPRWLDNLLLLIFDTIRSFPGIIFALAVIALLGSSLVSIIFVIAITSVPIYARVLRTQAQALLSSEYIAAERSMGAGTTRILGLHVLPNAIGPLLILVSMDVPAVIAWEAGLSFLGMGVRPPTPDWGAVLNDGYSYISQTPWLVVASGIPIVLATLGFTFLGEALRDIFDPKLRKEL, encoded by the coding sequence ATGGTAGGTCTCGAGATTACCCGGCCCGAACCCAACGATGCGGCGGCGACAGGCAGCTTTGACACATTTTTGCGGCAATTCCTCAAGAATCGCCTAGGCGTGCTAGGAGCCGCCCTCGTTGTGCTCGTCTTCGCGAGCGCGTTCTTCGCTCCCCTGATTATCACGCATGATCCGATTAGAATTATGGCTGGACCTCGTCTGGCGCCTCCGTCATTGGATTTCCTGCTGGGCACGGACCAGTTGGGCCGCGACACGTTCTCGCGCGTCATCATGGGCGGCCGCATCCCGCTCATTGTCGCTTTTGCCTCTCTTGGCAGTGCGTTGGCGACTGGCATCGTGCTTGGTCTCATTGCGGCCTTTGGGCCACGTTGGCTGGACAATCTGCTCCTGCTTATCTTCGACACGATTCGTTCGTTTCCGGGCATCATCTTCGCGCTCGCGGTTATCGCTTTGCTGGGCTCAAGCTTGGTCAGCATCATTTTTGTCATCGCAATAACGTCGGTCCCGATCTACGCGCGCGTCCTGCGCACGCAGGCCCAGGCGCTTCTGAGCAGTGAGTACATAGCTGCAGAGCGCAGCATGGGCGCAGGCACGACCCGCATCCTTGGGCTCCATGTTTTACCTAATGCGATCGGACCGCTTCTTATACTGGTGAGCATGGATGTACCTGCCGTCATCGCTTGGGAAGCAGGGCTCAGCTTTCTCGGGATGGGAGTCCGGCCACCGACACCTGACTGGGGAGCGGTCCTCAACGATGGTTACAGTTATATAAGCCAAACCCCATGGCTGGTGGTCGCTAGCGGCATTCCGATTGTCCTCGCAACGCTCGGCTTCACATTTCTCGGCGAAGCCCTACGAGACATTTTTGATCCCAAACTGCGGAAAGAGCTATGA
- a CDS encoding ABC transporter ATP-binding protein, whose amino-acid sequence MSSDDLVQQTSAPPLLEIRGLSLDFATPRGRVHALRNVSLRVPATQVVGLVGESGSGKSTLAYAVMGLLSENADVKAGSILFEGKDLLQMPVRERRILLGDRLSMIFQDPMTALNPVRTIESQMIDIQHKYRGDRSEKRDRALKMLRRVGIPDPQSRIGAYPHHFSGGMRQRVCIAMALLVKPALLVADEPTTALDATLEVQIIHLLKDLQAEIGCSILFVSHHLGAVAELCDRVAVMYAGEVMEEGAVRDIFHNPAHPYTRALLDCDPGRMKKSTRTLPTIPGEVPSLLGAKVGCIFRTRCSHAFNRCAQESPAEHRAGVDQLSRCHLLDKERLALA is encoded by the coding sequence ATGAGCAGCGACGATCTGGTACAGCAAACGTCCGCTCCGCCACTTCTTGAGATCCGTGGCTTAAGTCTGGATTTCGCCACGCCGCGCGGGCGTGTTCATGCCCTTCGCAATGTTTCGCTCCGCGTCCCGGCCACACAGGTAGTTGGCCTAGTCGGCGAGAGCGGGTCCGGAAAGTCAACGCTCGCGTACGCAGTGATGGGCCTCCTGTCTGAAAATGCAGACGTGAAAGCTGGCAGCATCCTCTTCGAAGGTAAAGACCTACTCCAAATGCCCGTCCGCGAGCGCCGGATTCTGCTAGGCGATCGTCTCTCGATGATTTTTCAAGATCCGATGACTGCGCTTAATCCGGTTCGGACCATCGAAAGCCAGATGATCGACATCCAGCACAAATATCGAGGGGACCGAAGCGAAAAGCGCGATCGTGCCCTCAAGATGCTCCGCCGGGTCGGAATCCCCGACCCGCAAAGCCGGATAGGCGCGTATCCTCATCATTTTTCTGGCGGCATGCGTCAGCGTGTTTGCATCGCCATGGCACTGCTTGTGAAACCTGCGCTCCTCGTCGCCGACGAGCCAACCACTGCGCTTGATGCAACGCTGGAAGTGCAGATCATTCATTTGCTGAAGGATCTGCAAGCTGAGATTGGTTGCTCAATTCTCTTCGTCTCCCACCATCTCGGCGCGGTGGCTGAGTTGTGCGACAGGGTTGCAGTTATGTATGCGGGCGAAGTTATGGAGGAGGGTGCTGTCCGAGATATATTCCACAATCCTGCTCACCCCTACACGCGTGCGTTGCTGGACTGCGATCCCGGGCGAATGAAGAAAAGCACGCGCACTTTGCCCACCATTCCTGGCGAGGTGCCTAGTCTGCTCGGCGCCAAGGTGGGATGCATCTTTCGCACCCGGTGCTCCCATGCCTTCAATCGGTGTGCGCAAGAAAGCCCGGCCGAGCACCGCGCTGGCGTTGACCAGCTCTCGCGGTGCCACCTCCTCGACAAAGAGCGGTTGGCATTGGCATGA
- a CDS encoding ABC transporter ATP-binding protein: MSFEIRKGETLALVGESGSGKSTIARTLIGLQRAVGGSIKFDGREIEELTGAERKPYLRRMAMMFQDPVGSLSPRLNVKSLLTEPFRIHGLKGREAGNEVERLLRMVGLPFDLARRYPHQLSGGQARRVGIARALALSPDLIIADEPTAGLDVSVQGEVLNLLARLQYELGIAILIITHNLNVVRHMTDRMAIMYLGRFIEVGSTERIFEHPRHPYTEALLAANPEPDPDAVLNRIELKGEVPSLLRRPSGCEFHTRCRYAQDICCRVSPESSTSPDDAEHSFRCHFPLKREISSGLFRSHPISTKTKCL, from the coding sequence GTGTCTTTCGAAATCCGCAAGGGCGAGACTCTCGCCCTTGTCGGTGAAAGCGGCTCAGGCAAATCCACCATTGCCCGCACCCTAATCGGCCTGCAGAGGGCTGTAGGCGGCAGCATCAAATTCGACGGGCGGGAAATTGAGGAACTCACCGGGGCTGAACGGAAGCCATACCTGCGCCGCATGGCGATGATGTTCCAGGATCCGGTCGGCTCACTCTCGCCAAGGCTGAATGTTAAATCGCTCCTGACGGAGCCCTTTCGCATCCACGGACTGAAAGGTCGAGAAGCCGGAAATGAAGTCGAGCGCCTCCTGCGCATGGTCGGCTTGCCGTTCGACTTGGCTCGTCGCTATCCACACCAACTTTCCGGCGGTCAGGCCCGGCGCGTAGGCATCGCTCGTGCACTTGCTTTGAGTCCCGACTTGATCATCGCCGATGAGCCAACCGCAGGCCTCGACGTCTCAGTGCAAGGCGAGGTGCTCAATCTTCTCGCGCGACTTCAGTACGAACTCGGCATCGCGATCCTGATTATAACGCACAATCTCAACGTCGTCCGCCATATGACCGATCGAATGGCTATCATGTATCTCGGCCGCTTCATAGAAGTCGGTTCGACCGAGCGTATTTTCGAGCATCCGCGACATCCCTACACCGAAGCATTGCTTGCCGCCAATCCAGAGCCTGATCCGGACGCGGTTCTTAATCGGATCGAGCTCAAGGGGGAGGTACCCAGCCTACTGCGGCGGCCATCCGGCTGCGAGTTTCACACCCGTTGTCGCTACGCACAGGATATTTGCTGCCGCGTGTCCCCCGAATCTTCAACAAGTCCGGATGACGCGGAGCACAGCTTCAGATGCCATTTCCCGCTCAAGCGTGAAATCAGTTCTGGCCTATTTCGTTCGCACCCTATCTCGACCAAAACCAAATGCTTGTAA